From Egicoccus sp. AB-alg2, a single genomic window includes:
- a CDS encoding TOBE domain-containing protein, protein YDRPDNLFVAGFIGSPSMNIAQATLVKDDGKVFIELDRGQTRLRVPDAALEQYPGAAQRDGGQVAIGLRPEHFAPADEVAPDQIWRGREVTLVEMLGAEMLVHFRTDSPPIVSDDMREAIDDEEAFEDLKRQAETGGQTFTARAEPGNPPKVGSQIEIGFKTEHLHFFDPENGHA, encoded by the coding sequence TACGACCGGCCCGACAACCTGTTCGTGGCCGGGTTCATCGGTTCACCGTCGATGAACATCGCCCAGGCCACGCTGGTCAAGGACGACGGCAAGGTGTTCATCGAGCTGGATCGGGGCCAGACCCGGCTGCGGGTTCCGGACGCGGCGTTGGAGCAGTATCCGGGGGCGGCCCAGCGCGATGGCGGGCAGGTCGCGATCGGGTTGCGGCCCGAGCACTTCGCCCCGGCCGACGAGGTCGCGCCGGATCAGATCTGGCGGGGCCGGGAGGTCACGCTGGTGGAGATGCTGGGTGCGGAGATGCTGGTCCACTTCCGCACCGACTCGCCCCCGATCGTGTCCGACGACATGCGTGAGGCGATCGACGACGAAGAAGCGTTCGAGGACCTCAAGCGCCAGGCCGAGACCGGCGGGCAGACCTTCACCGCCCGGGCCGAGCCCGGCAACCCGCCCAAGGTCGGTTCCCAGATCGAGATCGGGTTCAAGACCGAACACCTGCACTTCTTCGACCCCGAGAACGGCCACGCC